The genomic segment aaagaaataaaaattgagttGAATCATCGTTGGACAGATCAACCATTCCCAAACATGAAATTTTAGTGTCATAAAAAGTGTTTTCTAACCTTTAGAATCATAGCATCACCCTTTGGCACATAATGGTACATATCTCCTCCAACATGCTGTATCCCTTAATTCATGCAATTTTAGACAGTTTCCAAGTCAACttttggtaaaaataaaattaaaattagaactAGCATGCATCATTGACTTGTTCTAATGGCATATATACCTGGGTAAGATGCTGCTTTTTCGACTACTTGGGGCAAGTCAAAATTAATACCCTTAATTGTAGAGTACTTGGAGATTATCATGTGGAGAGTTTGCCCTGTACAACCTCCCACATCAACAAGAGTTGACACTCCTTCAAATCCTTTATATTCATCAAGAATCTTATTCATTTCTATGTCGCAAATATTAGCCATTGATCTGTTGAAAATATAATTCAGTTGTGGATCTCTTTCAGTGCATTGGTAGAAAGGCATTCCATGAACCTTCTTGCATAGGTCGTACTCGGAATCAATTATCACATCCTTAAAATTTGGCCTAAAGTCACATCACGACAACAAGgtaaataaatttttccttAAAGGCAATGCATAAACAAAAAAACTATCAGCACAAACTACTTACCAAAGTTTTAACAGTGTAGGATGTTGGCAAAAGTGTTTTTAAGGGACCGAAAGAACCCTTTGTTTCATCATTGGCAAAGTATTTTCCAACAGATGAGAGTCCATAAGTTGTCTCAGTGCTACCATCTTCAGTGGAGCCTATCTAGGTGTTGTGTTGGTAGCTTAGAAGCAATTTCTGAGGCTGACATTGCTGCATTTGGTGGTGGTGCCTTTGCTATGATTTCAAACAATTTAAGCTCAATAGCAGCATTGAACACTGAAGGAAACACATAATTAGTGCAAAGTAAAAAAGCACAAACGAAAGCCTCATCCTCTCCTTCTTTGGGAGAGTTTGCCATATTTCCTTCTCTCTTCTCACTGCAACCATCTTCGGCTTATTGTGGGTTGTCATTtctccttttattatttttggatttttcactttcttctgGTTCTAATTAATCTGCATTTCGTTTGGTATTGGTTATGGAAAACGTGAAAGACAAGCTTATTTCTGTTTGATTGttgatattaattattatgttaaaataaaagaaaaatataccaaaataaaGCAAATCACTATAAATCAAAATgatgtatgtgtatataaaatatttttatttatatcagtttctaaaattatatatttacaaaaaaaatatttaaataaattaaaaataataataaaatttatagttataatgataaagaaatattaatttaacatcAGTCTAAGTGTGGATTATTGTGCTAGTAATtgtaagagaataaaaaaaaagggataTTAAGTATTCTCAcagtttttaaaagaattttgggattaaaataattttaatgattatttgaCTTTGATAATTGGATGATCACGTTAAGTTTCTCATACAATTTGTCGGTGTCAGTCAAAgaattacaacaacaaaataatctATCTTCTCCtaacaattataataatgttCAATTTTAGTTATATCCTTTAATTGTGTCAAGTAGACGTTGTCATGAGAAATAACgtcttaatttaattaatataaaaaaaggttagttataataaataatgacacctaagtttttattaaaataagaaaagtaagATTAATATCACAACAACTCacttaaaattacataaaaaattaataaacgttaaatattttcttgatttaagTGTAGAAGACTTTATAggtatattataaatatagttattataGGCTTTATACAAAAAGTATAAACCTGCAATAACTTAAGTGAACAAACTTAGACGGAATTATAGCTATTATGGAAATcaattgattttatattatttcctaTTGTAGACTATTTATTAACTTGTgtcatcttttaattaaat from the Vigna angularis cultivar LongXiaoDou No.4 chromosome 3, ASM1680809v1, whole genome shotgun sequence genome contains:
- the LOC108326114 gene encoding LOW QUALITY PROTEIN: isoliquiritigenin 2'-O-methyltransferase (The sequence of the model RefSeq protein was modified relative to this genomic sequence to represent the inferred CDS: inserted 2 bases in 1 codon; deleted 1 base in 1 codon); this encodes MANSPKEGEDEAFVCAFLLCTNYVFPSVFNAAIELKLFEIIAKAPPPNAAMSASEIASKLPTQHLDRLXTEDGSTETTYGLSSVGKYFANDETKGSFGPLKTFCQHPTLLKLWPNFKDVIIDSEYDLCKKVHGMPFYQCTERDPQLNYIFNRSMANICDIEMNKILDEYKGFEGVSTLVDVGGCTGQTLHMIISKYSTIKGINFDLPQVVEKAASYPGIQHVGGDMYHYVPKGDAMILKTVLHNWSDEDCLSILRNCHNALPQNGKVIVIEFIAPEEASESNVSKLVSTLDTIMYITSGGKERSEKEYEKLCTLSGFSRFEVVCRAFTVLGTMEFHK